Proteins encoded together in one Yersinia mollaretii ATCC 43969 window:
- the fliS gene encoding flagellar export chaperone FliS — protein sequence MYNRSGSQAYAKVGLESGVMSASPHQLIVMLFDGAQSALVRARILMSQGDIPGKGTALSKAIDIINNGLSAGLDVEKGGEMAENLSALYDYMSRRLLHANLHNDEQAINEVAALLENIADAWRQIGPNYQPN from the coding sequence ATGTACAACCGATCAGGGAGCCAGGCCTACGCTAAAGTAGGCTTGGAAAGTGGTGTCATGAGTGCGAGCCCACACCAATTGATCGTGATGTTGTTCGACGGGGCGCAAAGCGCCCTAGTTCGAGCTCGCATCCTGATGAGTCAAGGCGATATTCCTGGCAAAGGCACCGCACTCTCTAAAGCGATTGATATTATCAATAATGGCCTAAGCGCAGGGCTGGACGTGGAGAAAGGCGGCGAAATGGCTGAGAATTTATCTGCTTTGTACGATTATATGTCACGGCGTTTACTGCATGCCAATTTGCATAATGACGAACAGGCAATTAATGAAGTCGCTGCTTTGCTCGAGAATATTGCGGATGCCTGGCGGCAGATCGGCCCCAATTATCAACCCAACTAG
- the fliD gene encoding flagellar filament capping protein FliD, with the protein MASISTLGIGSNMELGTLLDKLTAAEQTRLTPLTTQQSSYKAKLTAYGVLQSALAKLETASAALQKADTLSTTTVSSSNTAFSATTDSKATAGNYTVEVTNIAKAQSLLSGNVPNATDKLGNDNGTRTITIAQPGQEKPLEITLTNQQTSLTDIRDAINKKEGSVSASIMKADDNTYYLALTAKDTGTKSEMTISVTGDDKLNDFLNYTPSSTGGSGAMTQKVKAEDATLIVNGVAITRQSNTITDAPQGVTINLKTLTKTNEPEQLVIARDSTATKAAIQTFVDAYNSLQTTFGSLTKYTAVEAGKDQSVGNGALVGDGVLRNIQTQLKSQLASSQVGDLKTLASMGITQDLDGKLVIDSTKLDAALKDKPNSVTAFFVGDGTTTGFATQTDTLLKTALDTTKGTLKTVTDGINKTLKNLDKQVTATTESITATIERYKTQFTQLDKLVSSLNNTASFLTQQFSS; encoded by the coding sequence ATGGCAAGTATCAGTACACTGGGTATCGGGTCAAATATGGAGTTAGGCACTTTACTGGATAAATTAACTGCTGCAGAGCAGACCCGTTTAACGCCGTTAACCACTCAGCAATCTAGCTATAAAGCTAAGCTTACCGCCTATGGCGTATTACAAAGTGCGCTAGCGAAACTGGAAACGGCCTCTGCCGCATTACAAAAAGCGGATACGCTCAGTACAACCACAGTCAGTAGCTCTAACACTGCGTTTAGTGCAACAACTGATAGCAAGGCCACTGCGGGTAATTACACTGTTGAAGTGACAAACATTGCTAAAGCGCAGTCATTACTGTCTGGTAACGTCCCTAATGCGACTGATAAATTAGGTAATGATAATGGTACTCGTACCATCACTATTGCCCAGCCGGGGCAAGAAAAACCGCTGGAAATCACATTAACTAACCAGCAGACATCTCTGACAGATATTCGCGATGCCATCAATAAAAAAGAGGGCAGTGTTAGCGCCAGTATTATGAAAGCGGATGATAATACCTATTATCTCGCATTAACCGCCAAAGATACGGGCACTAAGTCAGAAATGACCATCAGTGTTACCGGCGATGATAAGTTAAATGATTTCCTGAATTACACACCAAGCAGCACTGGTGGCAGCGGTGCAATGACACAAAAAGTTAAAGCAGAAGATGCCACATTAATTGTTAACGGCGTCGCCATTACTCGCCAAAGTAATACGATTACGGATGCACCACAGGGTGTCACCATTAATCTCAAAACCTTAACGAAAACCAATGAGCCAGAACAATTAGTTATTGCTCGTGATAGCACAGCAACAAAAGCAGCGATACAAACTTTTGTTGATGCCTACAACTCATTGCAAACCACCTTTGGTTCTTTAACTAAATACACCGCTGTAGAAGCTGGCAAAGACCAATCTGTGGGTAATGGGGCTTTAGTCGGTGATGGTGTGTTACGTAATATTCAAACTCAATTGAAAAGCCAACTGGCCTCTTCGCAAGTCGGTGACCTAAAAACATTGGCCAGCATGGGTATTACGCAGGATCTTGATGGCAAATTAGTTATCGACTCAACCAAGTTGGATGCAGCGCTAAAAGATAAGCCAAACAGTGTAACGGCATTTTTTGTCGGTGATGGTACAACTACCGGATTCGCTACCCAGACTGATACTTTGCTTAAGACAGCACTGGATACCACCAAGGGCACCTTGAAAACGGTGACTGATGGCATCAATAAGACGTTAAAAAATCTGGATAAACAGGTTACGGCAACAACTGAAAGCATTACTGCCACAATCGAACGGTATAAGACGCAATTTACTCAACTCGATAAGTTAGTCAGTTCGTTGAATAACACCGCCAGCTTCTTAACGCAGCAATTTTCTTCATAA
- a CDS encoding FliC/FljB family flagellin: MSVINTNILSLNTQNNMTKSQSALGSAIERLSSGLRINSAKDDAAGQAIANRFTSNIKGLTQAARNANDGISVAQTTEGALNEINNNLQRVRELTVQASTGSNSTSDLSSIQDEIQLRLDEIDRVSAQTQFNGVKVLSTDTKMSIQVGANDNETIDISLKEVTSKTLNLEGFNVTGPKGGSAATALAAADFQKAFGSTTAVTTATSAEKTPGDLASRLGVAAASVTVAGAPTKDSAGNWFTKVDIKANDATEANNLKANGFDIASGATKSFYIAVDPQTADTTTTAGTAAIAIDTSSLSLKKLTTGATNDPLKALDAAISDIDVQRSSLGAVQNRFQSTVTNLNNTVNNLTAAQSRIQDADYATEVSNMSRAQILQQAGTSVLAQANQVPQTVLSLLR; this comes from the coding sequence ATGTCAGTAATTAATACTAACATCCTGTCTCTGAATACTCAGAACAACATGACCAAATCTCAGTCCGCTTTAGGCTCTGCCATTGAGCGTTTGTCTTCAGGTCTGCGTATCAACAGTGCGAAAGACGATGCTGCGGGTCAGGCAATCGCTAACCGTTTCACTTCTAACATCAAGGGCCTGACTCAGGCTGCGCGTAACGCTAACGACGGTATCTCTGTTGCACAGACGACTGAAGGCGCGTTAAACGAAATCAACAACAACTTACAACGTGTGCGTGAACTGACTGTTCAGGCATCTACCGGCAGCAACTCTACCAGCGACCTGTCTTCAATCCAAGACGAAATTCAACTGCGCCTGGACGAAATCGACCGCGTATCTGCTCAAACTCAGTTCAACGGCGTGAAAGTTCTGAGCACAGACACCAAAATGTCTATCCAAGTAGGTGCTAACGATAACGAAACTATCGATATCAGCCTGAAAGAAGTGACTTCTAAGACTCTGAATCTGGAAGGTTTCAACGTTACTGGTCCTAAAGGTGGTTCTGCAGCGACTGCTCTGGCTGCTGCTGATTTCCAAAAAGCTTTTGGCTCTACCACTGCGGTGACTACTGCAACTTCAGCAGAAAAAACTCCTGGTGATCTGGCAAGCCGTTTAGGTGTGGCTGCTGCTAGCGTGACTGTTGCTGGTGCACCAACGAAAGATAGCGCGGGTAATTGGTTCACTAAAGTAGATATCAAAGCAAACGACGCTACTGAAGCTAACAACCTGAAAGCCAATGGTTTTGATATCGCTTCTGGCGCAACTAAGTCCTTCTATATCGCTGTTGATCCACAAACCGCTGATACCACAACTACAGCAGGTACTGCAGCTATTGCTATTGATACCTCCAGCCTGAGCCTGAAAAAACTGACTACTGGTGCAACTAACGATCCGTTGAAAGCACTGGATGCAGCGATTTCTGATATCGACGTTCAACGTAGCTCCCTGGGTGCGGTACAAAACCGTTTCCAATCTACAGTAACTAACCTGAACAACACGGTTAACAACCTGACTGCTGCACAAAGCCGTATTCAGGATGCTGACTATGCAACTGAAGTGTCTAACATGAGCCGTGCTCAGATCCTGCAACAAGCGGGTACTTCAGTATTGGCACAGGCTAACCAAGTTCCACAAACTGTATTGTCTCTGCTGCGTTAA
- the fliB gene encoding flagellin lysine-N-methylase produces the protein MKELTVVQPIYVENFSCIGASCRDHCCKRWTITLDKNTYRKYAKSHNPDIKRIAVTNISVTRTSTANWAAIKLTEQGNCPYLDEDQLCGIYKRLGKDALSDTCTVYPRTEHIYKHEKRQSLNISCPEATRQVLFNPNSLKMKMQVVEQKAFFQASELPIEGNLINLFCVNLLMPNQTRIEENLYSMASFLLFYQKLEGDINSKLPYMESGFEGLLLKLESGEVIGCLDNLPFNEELQWQLLIRLQNIMTKTPESRGRETIFNYLNKLLDYIVLDFDVELIADKMKELSRIWREDASPFFNENPHVLRNYFLYRLHHNQFAINNETSLLKQFYLIVVDFFFIRSLISAYLKDNKSLTEDVIIDIFYSYHAFSQHGSGITNIFIEEIDKVKVNDDLSSLQLLI, from the coding sequence GTGAAAGAACTTACTGTAGTTCAGCCCATCTATGTCGAGAATTTCAGTTGCATTGGTGCATCTTGTCGTGATCACTGTTGTAAGCGCTGGACAATAACGCTGGATAAAAATACTTACCGTAAGTACGCTAAAAGCCACAATCCTGATATTAAGCGAATTGCTGTGACTAATATTTCGGTCACTCGCACCAGCACTGCTAATTGGGCGGCAATAAAGCTGACTGAGCAAGGCAATTGCCCCTATTTAGATGAAGATCAACTCTGCGGAATTTATAAGCGTCTGGGTAAAGATGCACTAAGTGACACCTGTACTGTCTATCCTAGAACTGAGCATATTTATAAGCACGAAAAACGGCAAAGCTTGAATATATCCTGTCCAGAAGCCACGCGTCAGGTACTATTTAATCCAAATAGCCTAAAAATGAAAATGCAAGTCGTGGAACAGAAAGCTTTTTTTCAAGCTTCGGAGCTTCCTATAGAAGGGAATCTGATCAACCTTTTCTGCGTCAATTTATTAATGCCAAATCAGACTCGGATAGAAGAAAATCTTTACAGCATGGCATCCTTCCTACTTTTCTATCAAAAGTTAGAGGGCGATATCAATAGTAAACTGCCTTATATGGAGTCGGGTTTCGAAGGATTGCTTCTAAAACTTGAGTCCGGTGAAGTTATCGGGTGCTTAGATAATCTTCCCTTTAATGAAGAGTTACAATGGCAGCTTTTAATAAGATTACAAAACATCATGACGAAAACGCCTGAATCTCGGGGGCGTGAAACAATATTCAACTATTTGAATAAGCTACTTGACTATATTGTTTTAGATTTTGATGTTGAACTTATCGCCGATAAAATGAAAGAACTGAGTCGTATTTGGCGCGAAGATGCCAGCCCATTTTTTAATGAAAACCCACATGTTTTACGTAATTATTTTCTTTATCGGCTACACCATAATCAATTTGCAATAAATAATGAGACTTCACTGCTGAAGCAGTTTTATTTAATTGTGGTTGATTTCTTCTTCATTCGTTCTTTGATCAGTGCTTATCTGAAGGATAACAAATCGTTAACGGAAGATGTCATTATCGATATCTTCTATTCTTATCATGCATTTAGCCAACACGGCAGTGGTATTACAAATATCTTTATTGAGGAGATTGATAAAGTAAAAGTGAATGACGATCTCTCTTCGCTGCAATTACTGATATAG
- a CDS encoding RNA polymerase sigma factor FliA: protein MSDLYTAEGVIDKNSLWQRYVPLVRHEALRLQVRLPASVELDDLLQAGGIGLLNAVERYDALQGTAFTTYAVQRIRGAMLDELRSRDWAPRSVRRNAREVASAMQQVEQRVGRPATEQEVAKILDIDLVEYRQILLDTNNSQLFSYDEWREEHGESVEPLLEGHEDANPLQHLLEGNLRQRVIEAIEALPEREKMVLTLYYQEELNLKEIGAVLEVGESRVSQLHSQAIKRLRARLNNDS from the coding sequence GTGAGCGATTTGTATACCGCCGAAGGCGTGATCGACAAAAATTCCCTCTGGCAACGCTATGTTCCTCTGGTTCGCCATGAAGCACTGCGTTTGCAGGTTCGCCTGCCGGCCAGTGTGGAGTTGGACGATTTGTTGCAGGCTGGGGGTATTGGTCTGCTGAATGCTGTCGAGCGTTATGACGCTTTGCAAGGAACTGCGTTTACCACTTATGCGGTGCAGCGTATTCGTGGCGCGATGTTGGATGAACTGCGTAGCCGGGATTGGGCGCCGCGCAGTGTGCGACGTAACGCCCGCGAAGTCGCCAGCGCGATGCAACAGGTTGAACAACGTGTTGGTCGTCCTGCCACTGAGCAGGAGGTGGCGAAAATTCTTGATATTGATTTGGTGGAGTATCGCCAGATCTTGTTGGACACCAACAATAGCCAACTTTTCTCCTATGACGAATGGCGGGAAGAGCATGGTGAAAGTGTCGAACCCTTGCTGGAAGGGCATGAAGATGCCAATCCGTTGCAACATTTGTTGGAAGGAAATCTGCGGCAACGCGTTATTGAAGCGATCGAGGCATTGCCGGAACGCGAAAAGATGGTGTTGACGCTGTATTACCAGGAAGAGCTGAACCTGAAAGAGATAGGAGCAGTGCTTGAGGTCGGGGAATCCCGCGTCAGTCAGCTTCATAGCCAGGCGATAAAACGCTTACGCGCCCGCCTGAATAATGACTCTTAA
- the fliZ gene encoding flagella biosynthesis regulatory protein FliZ encodes MPGLQLKKRPLSRYLKDYKHGQTHCSHCNKQLDRMALVFRGQIINKEAIAGMDQPIDDQVWSKLQHELTALCRFCSEIYCNSTPGYFDIMAFKQYLFEQTEMSHSTVREYVVRLRRLDEMLVATNYPAEKFASETMHQRIIDELPNAAHNNYRIALRKYDQYLAWQKNY; translated from the coding sequence ATGCCAGGACTTCAGCTAAAAAAGCGGCCGCTGAGCCGTTATTTAAAAGATTATAAGCACGGCCAAACACATTGCTCACACTGTAATAAACAACTTGACCGTATGGCGTTAGTTTTTCGCGGACAAATTATTAATAAAGAAGCGATCGCCGGTATGGATCAGCCGATTGACGATCAAGTGTGGTCAAAACTTCAGCATGAATTAACTGCATTATGCCGTTTTTGCAGCGAGATATATTGCAACAGCACGCCGGGCTATTTTGATATTATGGCATTCAAGCAATATTTGTTTGAACAAACTGAGATGAGCCACAGCACGGTTCGCGAATATGTCGTGCGCTTGCGTCGCTTAGATGAAATGTTGGTTGCCACTAATTATCCGGCAGAAAAATTTGCCAGTGAAACTATGCATCAACGCATTATTGATGAGCTGCCAAATGCAGCACATAACAATTATCGTATTGCTTTGCGTAAATATGATCAGTATTTGGCGTGGCAAAAGAATTACTAA
- a CDS encoding D-cysteine desulfhydrase, with amino-acid sequence MTFQHKLAQFPRLDLVGNATPLEKLSRLSDYLGREIYIKRDDVTPLALGGNKLRKLEFLAADALSQGADTLVTAGAIQSNHVRQTAAVAAKLGLHCVALLENPIGTTQENYLTNGNRLLLDLFNVEVVMCDGLHAPNQQLAELATRLEAQGFRPYVVPVGGSNALGALGYVQCALEIAAQSAGSVAFSSVVVASGSAGTHAGLAVGLQQLLPDVELIGVTVSRKADEQRPKVTHIQQELAASLEITGQQADITLWDDYFGPQYGMPNEEGLAAISLLARLEGVLLDPVYTGKAMAGLLDGLALEKFRDDGPILFIHTGGAPALFAYHPQV; translated from the coding sequence GTGACGTTTCAACACAAACTGGCACAATTTCCACGTCTGGATCTGGTCGGCAATGCCACACCATTAGAAAAACTATCCCGGCTATCTGATTATCTGGGACGTGAAATTTATATCAAACGTGATGATGTCACGCCTTTGGCTTTAGGCGGCAATAAGTTGCGTAAGCTTGAGTTTTTGGCGGCTGATGCATTGAGTCAGGGGGCGGATACCCTAGTGACAGCGGGTGCGATTCAATCTAATCATGTGCGCCAAACAGCGGCCGTGGCGGCAAAACTCGGATTGCATTGTGTGGCGTTACTTGAGAATCCTATCGGCACAACGCAGGAAAATTATCTGACCAATGGCAATCGATTGCTGTTGGATTTGTTTAATGTTGAGGTGGTGATGTGTGATGGCTTGCACGCCCCCAATCAGCAATTAGCTGAATTAGCAACTCGGCTCGAAGCACAAGGTTTTCGCCCATACGTAGTGCCTGTTGGTGGCTCTAATGCCTTGGGCGCGTTGGGCTATGTACAATGTGCATTGGAAATTGCCGCGCAGTCGGCGGGGAGTGTGGCTTTTAGCTCGGTCGTCGTGGCCTCTGGCAGTGCCGGGACTCATGCCGGGCTGGCTGTGGGTTTGCAGCAATTGTTGCCGGATGTCGAATTGATTGGTGTCACGGTGTCGCGCAAAGCGGATGAGCAGCGACCCAAGGTGACCCATATTCAACAAGAGTTGGCCGCATCCTTGGAGATCACTGGCCAACAGGCAGATATAACCTTGTGGGATGACTATTTCGGGCCACAATATGGTATGCCAAACGAAGAAGGGCTGGCCGCTATTTCGCTACTGGCAAGGCTAGAAGGGGTATTGCTGGACCCGGTTTATACCGGTAAGGCGATGGCAGGTTTATTGGATGGTTTGGCGCTGGAAAAATTCCGCGATGATGGCCCGATTCTGTTTATCCATACAGGTGGTGCACCGGCTCTCTTTGCCTATCATCCACAGGTGTAA
- the tcyJ gene encoding cystine ABC transporter substrate-binding protein, translated as MVFSIFRRRVVLGMVAVALATGLNVKSYAAADLLNQVKERGTLIVGLEGTYPPFSFQGEDGKLTGFEVDFANALAEHMGIKAKITPTKWDGMLASLESKRIDVAINQVTISDERKKKYDFSTPYTVSGIQVLTKKGNEGNFSKPEDLEGKKVGVGLGSNYEQWLRENLKGVDIRTYDDDPTKYQDLRVGRTDAILVDRLAALDLVKKTNGTLAVAGPAFARQESGVALRKDNPELLAAINQAIAEMQKDGTLAKISEKYFGADVTK; from the coding sequence ATGGTTTTTTCAATTTTTCGTCGTCGAGTCGTTCTGGGTATGGTGGCGGTCGCACTCGCAACCGGCCTGAACGTGAAGTCTTATGCTGCGGCTGATTTACTCAATCAGGTTAAAGAACGAGGCACTCTGATTGTTGGGTTAGAGGGCACTTATCCGCCATTCAGCTTTCAGGGTGAAGATGGCAAGCTCACCGGTTTCGAAGTGGATTTTGCCAATGCTTTAGCTGAGCATATGGGTATCAAAGCAAAAATCACCCCAACCAAATGGGATGGTATGCTGGCTTCGCTAGAATCTAAGCGAATCGATGTGGCGATCAATCAGGTCACCATTTCAGATGAACGCAAGAAAAAATATGATTTCTCAACCCCTTATACGGTTTCTGGTATTCAGGTGTTGACCAAAAAAGGCAACGAAGGCAACTTCAGCAAACCTGAAGATCTGGAAGGCAAAAAAGTGGGTGTCGGTTTGGGCAGTAACTACGAACAGTGGTTACGTGAAAACCTGAAAGGCGTTGATATTCGCACTTATGATGATGACCCAACGAAATACCAAGATCTGCGCGTAGGCCGTACCGATGCCATCTTGGTTGACCGTTTGGCTGCTCTGGATTTGGTAAAGAAAACCAACGGGACACTGGCGGTTGCAGGCCCGGCGTTTGCTCGTCAGGAGTCAGGGGTCGCGCTGCGTAAAGATAACCCTGAATTGTTAGCGGCAATCAATCAGGCTATTGCCGAGATGCAAAAAGATGGCACGTTGGCCAAAATCTCTGAGAAGTATTTTGGTGCGGATGTAACTAAATAA
- the tcyL gene encoding cystine ABC transporter permease, whose amino-acid sequence MHESIQLVLDSAPFLLKGAWFTLQLSLGGMFFGLALGFMLAMMRLSSFLPFSLLSRFYVSIFRGTPLIAQLFMIYYGLPQFGIELDPMPAALIGLSLNTAAYTSETLRAAISSIEKGQWEAAASIGMTRWQTLYRVILPQAGRTALPPLGNSFIGLVKDTSLAATIQVPELFRQAQLVTSRTLEVFTMYLAASLIYWIMATLLSALQNRLEAHVNRQDQE is encoded by the coding sequence ATGCATGAAAGTATTCAATTGGTGCTGGATTCAGCACCATTTTTATTGAAAGGTGCTTGGTTCACCCTCCAGCTGAGTCTGGGGGGTATGTTTTTTGGCCTGGCATTAGGTTTTATGTTGGCAATGATGCGGTTATCGAGTTTCTTGCCATTTTCACTCCTGTCCCGCTTTTATGTCTCGATCTTTCGTGGCACCCCGTTAATCGCCCAACTGTTCATGATTTATTATGGCTTGCCCCAGTTTGGTATTGAGCTAGACCCCATGCCTGCGGCCTTGATCGGTCTCTCACTTAACACGGCAGCGTATACGTCAGAAACATTACGGGCCGCGATTTCGTCGATTGAAAAAGGGCAGTGGGAAGCCGCAGCCAGTATTGGGATGACGCGTTGGCAGACACTTTATCGGGTGATTTTGCCACAAGCTGGGCGGACGGCTTTACCCCCACTGGGTAACAGCTTTATCGGTTTGGTCAAGGACACCTCACTGGCGGCCACGATTCAAGTTCCCGAGCTTTTCCGTCAGGCGCAGTTGGTGACTTCCCGCACATTGGAAGTTTTCACTATGTATCTGGCGGCGTCATTGATTTACTGGATTATGGCAACATTGCTGTCAGCACTGCAAAATCGGCTGGAAGCCCACGTTAATCGTCAGGATCAGGAGTAG
- the tcyN gene encoding L-cystine ABC transporter ATP-binding protein TcyN codes for MSTIDVKKLTKQFKGQQVLHGIDLEVNSGEVVAIIGPSGSGKTTLLRSINLLEIPDSGIIRVGDIEIDGSIPISKQQRQVRALRQQVGFVFQSFNLFPHRSVLENIIEGPVIVKGEKRASAEKRARELLAKVGLSGKEDAYPRRLSGGQQQRVAIARALAMQPQVILFDEPTSALDPELVGEVLNTIRALAEEKRTMVIVTHEMSFARDVADRAIFMDHGRIVEQGPAKALFAHPQHERTRQFLDKFLNNH; via the coding sequence ATGAGTACCATAGACGTTAAAAAACTGACCAAACAGTTTAAAGGTCAACAGGTGCTGCACGGTATCGATCTTGAAGTGAATAGCGGTGAAGTGGTCGCGATCATCGGCCCTAGCGGTTCAGGCAAGACCACCTTATTGCGCAGTATTAACCTGCTGGAGATCCCCGATTCGGGGATTATTCGAGTCGGCGATATTGAGATTGATGGCAGCATACCTATCAGCAAGCAGCAGCGGCAGGTTCGCGCGCTGCGCCAGCAAGTCGGGTTTGTGTTCCAGAGCTTTAATTTGTTTCCGCATCGTTCAGTGCTGGAGAACATTATTGAAGGGCCAGTGATTGTTAAAGGTGAAAAGCGGGCTTCGGCTGAAAAGCGCGCCCGTGAATTGCTGGCAAAAGTGGGATTGAGTGGCAAGGAGGATGCTTATCCACGACGCTTATCCGGTGGGCAGCAGCAAAGGGTCGCGATAGCACGGGCTTTGGCAATGCAACCACAGGTTATTCTGTTTGATGAGCCGACTTCTGCGTTGGACCCCGAACTGGTGGGGGAGGTGTTAAATACCATCCGTGCACTGGCAGAGGAAAAACGCACCATGGTTATCGTGACTCATGAAATGAGTTTTGCCCGCGATGTGGCGGACAGGGCGATTTTTATGGATCACGGACGGATCGTTGAGCAAGGCCCGGCGAAAGCGCTTTTTGCCCATCCGCAACACGAACGAACTCGACAGTTTCTTGATAAGTTTTTGAATAATCACTGA
- a CDS encoding MarR family transcriptional regulator, translating into MDKLVIKTATEDDFFTRGKQLAALADAGKALPEEHTITFEDPLEMVRVLSAARIVLLRAVKMHPGSITSLSTLLKRDRSAVTRDVAILKKAGLVTVEQKVLPGHGRMKEVKTTAHRLKLEAFL; encoded by the coding sequence ATGGACAAGCTCGTCATCAAAACAGCAACGGAAGATGATTTTTTTACACGCGGCAAACAGCTCGCAGCCTTGGCTGATGCAGGGAAAGCATTGCCCGAGGAACACACGATTACCTTTGAAGATCCGCTGGAGATGGTGCGGGTACTCAGTGCTGCCCGCATCGTGCTGCTGCGGGCGGTAAAGATGCATCCCGGTTCTATCACCTCCCTTTCAACGCTGTTAAAAAGAGATCGCAGCGCTGTCACCCGCGATGTGGCTATTCTGAAAAAAGCCGGATTAGTGACGGTTGAACAAAAAGTATTGCCCGGTCATGGGCGGATGAAAGAAGTTAAGACCACAGCTCATCGACTTAAACTCGAAGCCTTCCTGTAA
- a CDS encoding toxin-antitoxin system TumE family protein, with product MADKKIVDELHKIANRRGNGQLRREIWADQYGVVTRYNLAYINHRLSQGDNGRVIGYDNAHGFHHRHYLGGIEAVNFISFEQVEDCFQKDWTSLRRS from the coding sequence ATGGCTGATAAGAAAATTGTCGATGAGCTCCATAAAATTGCGAATCGGCGCGGTAATGGTCAATTACGGCGTGAGATATGGGCTGATCAGTACGGTGTTGTGACGCGCTATAATTTAGCCTATATCAATCACCGGTTATCGCAGGGTGATAATGGTCGAGTCATCGGTTATGACAATGCCCATGGTTTCCATCATCGCCACTATTTGGGCGGCATTGAAGCGGTTAATTTTATCAGCTTTGAACAGGTAGAGGATTGCTTTCAAAAGGATTGGACTTCATTAAGGAGAAGTTAA